The Streptomyces sp. NBC_00162 sequence CCGATCGTCACGCCGAGTGCCTTCTCCGCGGCGATGACGTCCCGCGCGTGCACCGCGTGCCCGGGTTCGAGCCACGTGACCCCGAGGGCGGCGGGCAGGTCGAGGAGTACGCCCCTGGTGACCAGGGGGCCGAGCGCCGGCACCGCGCCGAAGCGGGCACCCGCGGCATCGACGACCTCGCGCGCCGCGCGGCCGTCGTAGAGTCGCCCTCGGTAGGCGACGTGTGACAGCGCGTCGAGGTGGCTCACGCCCTTGCCGTGGTAGTCGACGGCGAGGAAGTCCTTGTAGACGGAGGGTTCCGGGGCCTCCACGTCGCCGAGGTCGGACATGTAGTGCAACGCGGGCTTCGCGTTGTCCGGTCCGGGCCGGGTGTCCCAGGGCCTCCCCAGCGCGACGACCGTCCCGGACCTGATCAGGGCCGTGGCCCGCTGTACGTGGCCCGCCGTCACCCTGTTCCAGGCGCCGCGGTCGGCCGCGGCCCACCGGCCCCAGGTGCGGACCGACTCGAAGAGCGCGTCGAACTCCTCGCGGGAGACGGTGGCCCCGTGTCCGGGACCGGCCGGCGGGGGAGTGGGGGCATCGGCGGGGTTGCTGCTCATGAGTACTCGGCGCTCCAAGGTTCGTGCGGCTGCTGCCCGGGGCACCGGGCGGCGCGAGGGCCTCCCGGGCGCAGCATCCTGCCGGGGTTCGGCCGCCCCGCCCGGCACGTCGGCGGTTCGGCGCGCCGGTCTTCCCTCCGGGGTTCATCGTGTGCTCATACGCCCGCCACATCGCCTCCATGTCGGCTACCCGCGAGTAGACCAGGGTGGCGGCGGCCCGCTGCGGGGCAGCCGGGCTCCCGCCCCGGCCCGGTCCGCCGCGCGCCGACCGCAACCGACTCCGTGACCAGGAGGCACCATGAGCGTGACCGCAAGCAGGAGATCGCCGTTCATCGCCGCGGCGACGATCGCGGCCCTCGGACTGATCGCCGTACCGGCCCACGCCCACGCACACACGGACCGGGGCACGGCACCCTCGCTGCCCGAGGTGTCCGCCTCCGTCGAGAC is a genomic window containing:
- a CDS encoding cyclase family protein is translated as MSSNPADAPTPPPAGPGHGATVSREEFDALFESVRTWGRWAAADRGAWNRVTAGHVQRATALIRSGTVVALGRPWDTRPGPDNAKPALHYMSDLGDVEAPEPSVYKDFLAVDYHGKGVSHLDALSHVAYRGRLYDGRAAREVVDAAGARFGAVPALGPLVTRGVLLDLPAALGVTWLEPGHAVHARDVIAAEKALGVTIGDGDAVLLRSGAFRRRRETGPWDPGAASAGWHVDAVPLLADRAIALLGGDGDSDVRPSPVEGVHSPVHTLAITAMGVPLLDNLDLEALSAACAEAGRYEFVLVVAPLNVPGGTGSPVNPVAIL